A portion of the Magnetovibrio sp. genome contains these proteins:
- a CDS encoding TusE/DsrC/DsvC family sulfur relay protein, giving the protein MDFQTDGEGFLLNRDQWTPEIAAEIAKRDGREITDEIMGYIEAARRMYDENGTVPAIRNFTKAMGVDKKELFNVFETGPMKLICKWGGLPKPTGCV; this is encoded by the coding sequence ATGGATTTTCAAACCGATGGTGAAGGCTTCTTGCTGAACCGCGACCAATGGACGCCTGAAATCGCCGCCGAAATCGCCAAGCGCGACGGCCGCGAAATCACCGACGAAATCATGGGCTACATCGAAGCCGCGCGTCGCATGTACGACGAAAACGGCACCGTGCCCGCCATCCGCAACTTCACCAAAGCGATGGGCGTGGACAAGAAAGAACTGTTCAACGTGTTCGAAACCGGACCGATGAAACTGATCTGCAAATGGGGCGGCTTGCCCAAGCCGACCGGCTGCGTCTAA